The window GGAAAAAATGGTCATGAATAAGTTTTAAAAAGAGCTAATTGTTACTTTTCATCAACCGGTCATACATAACAATACTGCCTGAAACAGCTACATTTAAACAATATTCCCCTGAAAATCAATTAGTTCATTTTGCCAAACGGCTGGATCTTTTTGGCTGGGGATGGGTGGGCTATTCTTCTTGTTGTTTAAACCCTATTCTTTTTCTGCTCTTGTGTTCCAGTTCTTCTTGTTTGGCTTGCTCTAACTGTTTAAGATATTCAAAAATTAAGGTAATTTGTTCTTCCTGCCCCGATACCTTTTTTCTGATTTCACTCATTTGGGTAAAAAGCTCTTGATGTGTCTGTATAATTTCACGCATCTTGATGAAAATTTCAGTGATGCGTACACTCATATACCTTGCCCTTTTGCTTCTTAAAACATGTGCTACCTGCAATATTCCATGTTCAGTAAAAACCATTGGTAAATAACGAGTTCCGCCCCTTCCTTTTTTTGAGGTCACAATTTGTGACCTCAAAGATTCGTGTTCTTCTTCGGTTAACTCAAACATAAAATGCTCAGGAAAAATATCAATATTGCGCTTTACTGCTTGTTTCAGCACTTTTGTTTCTACTTCATATAGTTCTGCCAGGTCTTTGTCTAATATTACTTTTTGTCCTTTGATTTCGTATATCTTGCTTAAGATTACTTCCCGTGGTATGGCTATTTCTTTGCTCATTTTTTTGTTTTATTTCGTTGGCAAAGTTACTGACAATAAATAGCATTAGACAAAAAAAGCAAGTTTTCAGGTCAATGAAGGAGAATATTGTTCAATATCTGGCAAAAAGTTAAAAAAAATTTATAAATAAAATCCGGTAAAAATAATTTTATTAAGAGAGCTAATTCTTACTTTTCATCAATCGGTCATACATAACAATACTGCCTGAAACAGCTACATTTAAACAATGTTCCCCCGGCAAAACTATCATTTCGTGGCATTTATTTTTTGCTTCATTGGTCAATCCTATATCTTCAGCGCCAAGCAGGTAAATGCATCTTTCAGGATGTTCATAATCTTTTATGGGTGTAGCGTTCTGGTCAAATTCCACGCCAACCAATCTGCAGTTATAGGGCATATGTTTGTAAAACTCCTCAACGGAATCGTAATGATACGATGGTATTTTTGACCAGCTTTGCAGCACGTCTGATGATTGTTTTTTGTATTTTTTATTGATAGTAAAAATAAATGATGCCCCAAAAATAAAGGCCGAGCGCCAAAGCGTGCCAAGATTGGTTTCTCTTTTACAATTGAGGATGCCGATGCCGAAAAAGCCGGTGGAATGGTGGATTCTTTTCATTAAAAGGAGGCTTTGAAAAACGTATGAAAATTAAAAAAAAATGCCACTAAATCACCAAAACACGAAATCCCACGAAAGCAGTAGGCAGTAGGCAGTAGGCAATATTGCCTACTGCCTACTGCCAATTTCTTTAGTGGGATTTTGTGTTTTAGTCCCGAGTACTCGGGATTGTGGCGTAAATTTTATGTTTTTCAAAGTCTTCTAAAACGGTTGCTCATATCCCAGCATAATTAATTCACAATCTTTCACCGGGTTAATACATTCATAACGTAAGTACACATAATAAACGCCAGTTTGCTTGCAATTAAAGACTAATTGTGAAGAAAACTTTTTACTTATTTTATCAATTCTTACTCTTAATTTTTGATCAGCGTCATAATAATCAATATTAAAATCAGTAATAGCACAGTAGCTCGAATCGCACAATACCATTTTATATACTTTGTCTTTACTAAAAATATAAGGAAATTCTATTTCAGCGTGTTTTTTACCTGCGTTCCATCTATTGCTATTAGACTCAAAAGCCCTTAAAAATTTAAAACTACCCAGCGTATTTTTACATGTATAGAGGTTTACTCTGGAAAAATTGCATTGAGAAAACAGTACTGTGGTATTTAAAACCAAAATTAAAACTAAATTAGAATAAAAAATTAACTTCATTTTGT is drawn from Cytophagales bacterium and contains these coding sequences:
- a CDS encoding RNA methyltransferase, translated to MKRIHHSTGFFGIGILNCKRETNLGTLWRSAFIFGASFIFTINKKYKKQSSDVLQSWSKIPSYHYDSVEEFYKHMPYNCRLVGVEFDQNATPIKDYEHPERCIYLLGAEDIGLTNEAKNKCHEMIVLPGEHCLNVAVSGSIVMYDRLMKSKN
- a CDS encoding ORF6N domain-containing protein, yielding MSKEIAIPREVILSKIYEIKGQKVILDKDLAELYEVETKVLKQAVKRNIDIFPEHFMFELTEEEHESLRSQIVTSKKGRGGTRYLPMVFTEHGILQVAHVLRSKRARYMSVRITEIFIKMREIIQTHQELFTQMSEIRKKVSGQEEQITLIFEYLKQLEQAKQEELEHKSRKRIGFKQQEE